In Haliscomenobacter hydrossis DSM 1100, the DNA window TGCGATTGACTTGCCCGCCTTGGCGCTGGAGCTGGGCGCAACTTTTGTGGCCCGGAGTTTTTCGGGGGATAGAACGCAACTGATTCCGCTGATTAAAGCGGCGGTTTCGCACCACGGTTTTGCCCTGATCGACGTGATTTCACCTTGTGTGACCTTCAACAACAATACCGGTTCGACCAAATCATACGATTACGTCCGCGAGCACATCACGACTGCCGATGTGGTCGACTACGTGCCACCCGGCGAGGAAATTACGATGGAATACGCCGAGGGCTCATCGGCTGAACTGACCTTGCACGACGGCTCCATGCTGCAATTGCACAAACTGGCCCCCAATTGGGATCCTCGGGATAAACTTGCTGCCATGCAACGCATTTACCTGTCGCGGGTCAACAAAGAGATTCTAACTGGCTTGCTCTACATCGACCCAGATACTCAGGATCTGCACGATATTTTGAACACTGTGGACAAACCGTTGAACGAGTTACGGGAGGAGGATTTGTGCCCGGGGAGTGGGGCTTTGGAGGAGATTAATAGGAGTTTGCGCTAAATTCCTTTTCCAACGATATTGCGGGTTCGGGGTAGTCCCGAACTCGCCCCAAAGGTTAAATTTAACCCATCCGATCCATAGAATAGAAGCAATCATTATGTTTGCATTTGCCTGAACAACGGCTTAGACTTCTATTCCATGAAAACTAGACATTTTTTACTTGGCCTCAGTATTTTAGGCCTTCTCAGCGCCTGCTCGCCCAAGGTTGTGGTCAAGCCACTCCAAAATTACCCGGCCCGCCAATTGTATGAAGGCTTGATTGTATTCATGCCAAGCGATTCGATTAAGTATACAGAACAGGAAGTCATTGGAGAAATTCGAGTCATGGACAGTGGTACAACGATCAACTGCGATTTAGAAACAGTTGTGGATTCTGCCAAGGCGCAGGCCTTGAAACTTGGTGCCAATGCCATTAAAATCTACAAACACAAACTTCCAAATTACCTTGGAAGCAGCTGCCACCAAATTAGCGCCAAAGCGCTGCGGTTAAGTGACATCAAGCCA includes these proteins:
- a CDS encoding 2-oxoacid:ferredoxin oxidoreductase subunit beta, producing MTYVKPSFRHPELPKNDLGFTKKDYEGAISTLCGGCGHDSISGAITQACFEMAIAPHRLAKLSGIGCSSKTPTYFLGNSHGFNSVHGRMPSVATGANLANRDLIYMGVSGDGDTASIGMGQFVHAVRRNLNVVYIVMNNGCYGLTKGQDSATADVGSVSKNGINSFNAIDLPALALELGATFVARSFSGDRTQLIPLIKAAVSHHGFALIDVISPCVTFNNNTGSTKSYDYVREHITTADVVDYVPPGEEITMEYAEGSSAELTLHDGSMLQLHKLAPNWDPRDKLAAMQRIYLSRVNKEILTGLLYIDPDTQDLHDILNTVDKPLNELREEDLCPGSGALEEINRSLR